Proteins encoded by one window of Paenibacillus sp. DCT19:
- a CDS encoding phage baseplate protein, which yields MAKIDGNYILVEQESPNFDVDITTQPVEKDIDMMDHVQRKARTMGITGVVAGSGASKVLAYLKKASDSGQIVKYVGRMAFTGIISGLATGHTNQIANGFTISFTMTEVRVATSSFAEKLPTPVKAQAIKIVNSGVKQTKTKTKSKTKTKTKTTTKTKTKTKTKSKEPVTKVKFKPGSPWA from the coding sequence ATGGCTAAGATTGATGGAAATTACATTTTGGTGGAGCAAGAAAGCCCAAATTTTGACGTTGATATCACTACACAGCCTGTGGAAAAAGATATTGATATGATGGATCATGTTCAGCGCAAAGCGCGGACGATGGGCATTACAGGTGTGGTGGCTGGGTCAGGAGCGTCCAAGGTACTAGCGTATCTTAAAAAAGCTTCTGATTCCGGCCAGATTGTAAAGTACGTTGGCCGCATGGCTTTTACTGGGATCATATCGGGATTAGCAACAGGGCACACGAACCAGATAGCCAATGGTTTTACAATCAGCTTCACAATGACAGAGGTACGTGTTGCAACCTCATCGTTTGCCGAGAAGCTACCTACACCTGTTAAGGCTCAGGCTATAAAGATTGTTAACTCAGGCGTTAAACAGACTAAAACCAAAACGAAGTCAAAGACAAAAACCAAGACGAAAACAACGACGAAGACCAAAACCAAAACAAAGACAAAATCAAAAGAACCAGTAACCAAGGTTAAGTTCAAGCCTGGAAGTCCTTGGGCGTAG
- a CDS encoding tail fiber protein, translated as MAFTQQLPEWNAPGVEPSATQKQTGFQPGMKPPAQWFNWHLNWSYLALKELQEKAAEKTYVDTEFETIKNDITQLQEDVQNADIPDASLTEKGKTQLSSATDSELEDRASTPKAVKSAYDRGSAGVTAAGTAQARADSAYTEATAAKQLGVEQKNNVVAALNSIGVSASTSETWTQLITKMSAVVRATGNATPAQVLAGATFSNASANGLVGTYVGAQLIGGVGTLITGDTTSDPNDIYTWSTTPFKKLEATIFQPGTYRVTFTLGGPYGSSTPVYGRIYVNDVARGITRTSTAGYPSVTTFIEDITVKANDKISLYLWTSNASKQAICISMTVYVNFIATGFNRFMG; from the coding sequence ATGGCATTTACACAGCAACTGCCTGAGTGGAATGCGCCAGGCGTAGAACCTTCAGCAACTCAGAAACAGACGGGTTTCCAGCCAGGCATGAAACCACCAGCTCAATGGTTCAATTGGCACCTGAATTGGAGTTACCTGGCATTGAAGGAGCTGCAGGAGAAGGCGGCCGAGAAAACCTATGTTGATACAGAGTTTGAAACGATTAAAAACGATATTACCCAGCTTCAAGAGGATGTCCAAAATGCTGATATCCCTGATGCATCACTAACCGAAAAAGGTAAGACACAGTTGTCAAGTGCAACGGATAGCGAGTTGGAAGATAGAGCATCTACTCCAAAGGCTGTAAAATCAGCTTATGACCGTGGTAGCGCAGGAGTGACGGCCGCTGGGACAGCTCAAGCACGAGCGGATTCTGCTTATACTGAGGCTACAGCGGCAAAGCAGCTTGGAGTTGAGCAAAAAAATAATGTGGTTGCCGCTCTCAACTCCATAGGTGTTTCGGCATCCACAAGCGAGACATGGACACAGCTTATAACAAAGATGTCTGCGGTGGTTCGGGCTACAGGTAACGCCACGCCAGCACAAGTGTTAGCTGGAGCTACATTTAGTAATGCGAGCGCCAATGGACTTGTTGGCACATATGTAGGCGCTCAATTAATTGGCGGTGTTGGAACTCTAATTACGGGTGATACCACATCTGATCCAAATGATATTTATACATGGTCTACAACTCCATTTAAAAAATTAGAAGCCACCATATTTCAGCCCGGAACCTATCGAGTAACTTTTACTTTAGGTGGACCATATGGAAGTAGTACACCTGTATATGGGCGTATCTATGTAAATGATGTAGCAAGGGGAATAACTAGGACATCTACTGCTGGATACCCTAGTGTGACTACGTTTATTGAGGATATTACAGTTAAAGCAAACGATAAAATTTCACTATATTTATGGACTTCCAATGCTTCCAAACAAGCGATATGTATATCTATGACAGTTTACGTTAACTTTATCGCTACTGGTTTTAATCGATTCATGGGTTAA
- a CDS encoding baseplate J/gp47 family protein, with amino-acid sequence MLDENGFKRKRFVDLFEEMEDKAKEAWGEKVNTSEKSPLGIILRIVAWFMSILHGLAEQVYYSGYVNTASGNSLDRLGPYVGVSRILDQYAQGSVTLTGTPGYTQAEGFLISTEGGIQFETLEPAVFNAEGKATVPIEAMESGTGSNVPVGLINVIVNPNPDVTAVTNSAATAGGRAKQTDPEFRELFGLSVAGGGSATGDSIRGLYCVFLVFVLLLS; translated from the coding sequence GTGTTGGATGAAAATGGCTTTAAACGGAAGCGGTTTGTGGATCTGTTCGAAGAAATGGAAGACAAGGCCAAGGAAGCGTGGGGCGAGAAGGTGAACACTAGCGAGAAATCGCCTTTAGGCATCATCCTACGTATTGTGGCTTGGTTTATGTCTATTCTCCATGGATTAGCCGAGCAAGTTTATTACAGTGGCTATGTCAATACAGCAAGTGGAAACAGCCTGGATCGATTGGGGCCATATGTTGGTGTGTCACGAATTCTGGATCAATATGCGCAAGGTAGCGTTACACTTACAGGCACGCCAGGCTATACACAGGCAGAGGGGTTTTTAATCTCCACAGAAGGAGGCATCCAATTTGAGACGCTTGAACCAGCCGTATTTAACGCTGAGGGCAAAGCAACAGTGCCTATCGAGGCCATGGAGTCAGGCACTGGCAGCAACGTTCCTGTTGGACTGATTAATGTAATCGTTAATCCCAATCCTGATGTAACAGCAGTAACCAATTCAGCAGCCACAGCGGGTGGACGAGCTAAACAGACAGACCCGGAGTTCCGTGAGCTGTTCGGGCTTTCAGTTGCCGGTGGCGGATCAGCTACAGGAGATAGCATAAGGGGGCTGTATTGCGTGTTCCTGGTGTTCGTGCTGCTGCTGTCATAA
- a CDS encoding Gp138 family membrane-puncturing spike protein, with protein sequence MTKVDPAAAMAKLLTSLIEKAMSDIHCGTPCKVVKFDETACTADVQPLLRTSTDDPAMILNVQALGHRYKVDGVEKEYKPSLRPGDVVMVQFADNEIRNALTGSVAKPDTSRSHDRNDAVIVGVFGCSLSG encoded by the coding sequence TTGACCAAAGTTGATCCAGCTGCAGCAATGGCTAAACTGCTCACGTCTCTGATCGAGAAAGCGATGAGTGATATACATTGCGGCACGCCTTGCAAAGTGGTCAAGTTTGACGAAACTGCATGTACAGCAGACGTACAACCATTATTGCGGACATCAACAGATGATCCGGCCATGATCCTTAATGTGCAGGCATTAGGGCACAGATACAAGGTGGACGGTGTGGAAAAGGAGTATAAGCCGTCTCTTCGTCCAGGCGATGTTGTCATGGTGCAGTTTGCTGATAACGAGATACGAAATGCCTTGACTGGCTCTGTTGCAAAACCGGATACGTCCAGGTCACATGACCGAAATGATGCTGTTATTGTGGGGGTGTTTGGATGCAGTCTCTCAGGCTAA
- a CDS encoding DUF2634 domain-containing protein, giving the protein MQSLRLIDGDIQFDEFGELLLVEETEELAQCCEISLGTRTGEWFLNPELGIDFDLFTGKSVDEEEMRDELNRALLDDERIESVEEITFSIDRRARVMTVAFVATGTNGEVIEQEGWK; this is encoded by the coding sequence ATGCAGTCTCTCAGGCTAATTGATGGCGATATACAGTTTGATGAATTTGGCGAACTGCTGCTAGTGGAGGAAACGGAAGAGCTGGCGCAGTGCTGTGAGATATCGTTAGGCACGAGAACGGGCGAATGGTTTTTAAATCCGGAATTAGGGATTGATTTCGATCTGTTCACCGGAAAGTCGGTGGACGAGGAAGAAATGAGGGACGAGCTAAACCGGGCGCTTCTAGACGATGAACGTATTGAAAGCGTGGAGGAAATCACCTTCAGCATTGACCGGAGGGCTAGGGTTATGACGGTTGCTTTTGTGGCTACTGGCACCAATGGTGAAGTCATAGAGCAGGAGGGGTGGAAATAG